From one Triticum urartu cultivar G1812 chromosome 3, Tu2.1, whole genome shotgun sequence genomic stretch:
- the LOC125543714 gene encoding uncharacterized protein LOC125543714 — MTQKQTMFKGQTKKKSIPPSRHGKAPHIRKGKRAVKPTKCTKDMDADKDLTKFINHANEIKAANKASKEGGDLSIVKSDADTSNSKQ, encoded by the exons ATGACGCAGAAGCAGACCATGTTCAAGGGGCAGACCAAGAAGAAGTCCATCCCTCCCAGCCGCCATGGCAAGGCGCCCCACATCCGCAAAG GGAAGAGGGCCGTGAAGCCGACCAAGTGCACCAAGGACATGGACGCCGACAAG GACCTCACAAAGTTCATCAACCACGCGAACGAAATAAAAGCTGCAAATAAGGCTAGCAAAGAAGGTGGTGACCTCAGCATAGTGAAGTCCGACGCGGATACTTCCAACTCGAAGCAGTAG